Within the Mycobacterium gordonae genome, the region CTACGTGACCCGGTAGCCCCCCGGGGCGCCATTAGCAGTGGACCTGGGCGCTGCGCGCCGTAGGATTCCCCGTATGGCAAGGCAGCACGGCCAGACCGCGCAGCGACGCGCCGTCACACCGTTGACCATCGATGTCGCCCGGCTCGGCAGACGTCCGGGTTCGATGCTCGAGATCCATGACACCGTCGACAGCCCCTCGCGCATCGGGGTGGAGCTGATCGCCATCCAGCCCGGGGCGCCGTTGGGCCTGGACCTGCGCGTGGAATCGGTGTCTGAAGGCGTGCTGGTGACGGGCACGGTGGACGCTCCGACGGCCGGCGAATGCTCCCGCTGCCTGTCACCGATCCAAGGCAGCGTTCAGGTCGGGTTGACCGAACTGTTCGCCTACCCGGACAGCGCCACCGAGGCCACCACCGAGGAAGACGAGGTGGGCCACGTCGTCGACCAGACGATCAATCTCGAGCAGCCGATCATCGACGCCGT harbors:
- a CDS encoding YceD family protein, whose amino-acid sequence is MARQHGQTAQRRAVTPLTIDVARLGRRPGSMLEIHDTVDSPSRIGVELIAIQPGAPLGLDLRVESVSEGVLVTGTVDAPTAGECSRCLSPIQGSVQVGLTELFAYPDSATEATTEEDEVGHVVDQTINLEQPIIDAVGLELPFSPVCSPDCPGLCPQCGVSLAAEPGHQHEQIDPRWAKLAEMLPDQDGPDTEQRGEQ